The Candidatus Hydrogenedentota bacterium sequence CGAACAGCAGCTTATCGAGAACCGCATCGAGAAGATGGCGCGTTTCCGCGAACGCGGCGACGAGCCCTTCAAATACGCGTTCCGGCGTTCGTGTTCGATCGCCGAGGCGCGGGCCGCCTTCGAAACCGCCGAGAAAGACGCGCACGAGCCCGAGCAGCTGAACGTGCCGGTTACGGTCGCCGGGCGCATGGTGGCCCTGCGCGGACAAGGCAAGGTGACCTTTGCCGACCTGCGCGACGAATCGGACCGCCTGCAGGTTTTCTTCCGCCAGAACGAGTTGGGCGATGCGGCCTACGAGCACCTCAAAGATCTCGATATCGGCGATTTTCTGGGCATCGCGGGACAGGTGTTCCGCACCCGCCGCGGCGAGGTGACGGTACGCGCGGAGGAGTACACGCTTCTCACGAAATCGTTGCGGCCCTTGCCCGAGAAATGGCACGGGTTGACGGACGTCGAGACCCGGTACCGCCAGCGGCACCTCGACATGGTGTCGAATCCGGAAGTGCTCGAGACGTTTCGCCGCCGCATCAAGATCATCAGCACGCTGCGGCAGTGGCTGACGGCGCGGGGATTCCTCGAGGTCGAGACGCCCATGCTGCACCACATTCCAGGAGGGGCGACCGCGCGCCCCTTTGTCACGCATCACAACACGTTCGATCGGAATTTCTATCTTCGGATCGCGCCGGAACTCCACCTCAAACGCTTGATCGTCGGCGGGTTCGAAAAGGTCTTCGAACTCAACCGCAGCTTCCGCAATGAAGGAGTTGACACGCTGCACAATCCCGAGTTCACCATGATGGAACTCTATGAAGCCTATCAGGATTACATGGGATTGATGGACACCACGGAGGAGATGCTCGCCGATGTCGCCCGCGAGGTG is a genomic window containing:
- the lysS gene encoding lysine--tRNA ligase → MTEEHHSTEQQLIENRIEKMARFRERGDEPFKYAFRRSCSIAEARAAFETAEKDAHEPEQLNVPVTVAGRMVALRGQGKVTFADLRDESDRLQVFFRQNELGDAAYEHLKDLDIGDFLGIAGQVFRTRRGEVTVRAEEYTLLTKSLRPLPEKWHGLTDVETRYRQRHLDMVSNPEVLETFRRRIKIISTLRQWLTARGFLEVETPMLHHIPGGATARPFVTHHNTFDRNFYLRIAPELHLKRLIVGGFEKVFELNRSFRNEGVDTLHNPEFTMMELYEAYQDYMGLMDTTEEMLADVAREVTGDTAFDYLGQTIDMTRPWKRISLFEAIREHARIDLEPHKDDRNAAAELAEGAGCLIEDHMGYGKIVDEVMSEKVKPNLVQPTFLYDYPLEISPLAKKKRGNPSLTERFQLFVAGMELGNAFSELNDPIDQRERFMDQVRQRERGDDEAQYLDNDYITALELGMPPTAGLGIGVDRLAMLLTNKASIREVILFPQLRTIEAAGDTTFPPISGEGNVKTS